In a genomic window of Muntiacus reevesi chromosome 1, mMunRee1.1, whole genome shotgun sequence:
- the KPRP gene encoding keratinocyte proline-rich protein, with the protein MCDQQQIQCYQPHPQYCVTCPPFCISQSPCANSQVVVQAPCEMQIVECPAPCPVQVSQVKCQAPCQSKTTEVKGQASCQSKTTQVKGQAPCQSKTTQVKGQAPSQPQITCVQSQAPLQSEVSYVQCEGPCPMQTCYVECAPVCYTETCYVECPGQSYVPCPAPQPVQTYVTGPSVCQPQGRFSTQCQYQGSYSSCAPQRQSRASFSTCAPQCQTQGSYGSFPAQSRSRSTSRCLPPRQLQPSYRSCSPPRRSEPYYSSSCLPSRCSPSSYNYCTPPRRSEPIYNSDYSRHPTLGCSQRCGPKCRIEISSPRCPKQVPPQKCSVQIPPIRRCPERCAPRPSWVTSCPDLRPRTEPCPLPSFRPPQRLDQCPEPSWRRSPPPSPCPRPLPAPRPHPLPAPRTCSRPERCGSPEFRPCSPPRRILEPCVYPEPRPVPHPAPRHPRPVQCDLPAPRPCPQPCERQESFPRPEPIPLPSPCPSPEPCVEPRRCPSPCSGPNPNPCTGDLGCRESSPHRLDIEAPICGPAGYDWWQENEPRCRPCDVGLPESQGLGGCGDQGGVSVGVKGGTRGGAKGAYF; encoded by the coding sequence ATGTGTGACCAGCAGCAGATTCAGTGTTACCAGCCGCACCCCCAGTACTGTGTGACATGTCCCCCCTTCTGCATCTCCCAATCCCCTTGTGCCAACAGCCAGGTGGTGGTCCAAGCCCCCTGTGAGATGCAAATTGTGGAGTGCCCTGCACCATGCCCAGTTCAAGTCTCCCAGGTAAAATGCCAGGCTCCATGTCAGTCTAAAACTACAGAGGTGAAGGGCCAAGCTTCATGCCAGTCTAAGACCACCCAGGTGAAAGGCCAAGCTCCATGCCAGTCTAAGACCACCCAGGTGAAGGGTCAGGCTCCAAGCCAACCTCAGATTACATGTGTTCAAAGCCAGGCTCCATTGCAGTCTGAGGTTTCCTATGTGCAGTGTGAAGGCCCATGCCCCATGCAGACCTGCTATGTAGAATGTGCTCCAGTTTGTTATACAGAAACTTGTTATGTAGAATGCCCAGGCCAGAGCTATGTACCCTGCCCGGCACCTCAGCCTGTCCAGACTTATGTAACAGGTCCCTCGGTGTGCCAGCCTCAGGGAAGATTCTCCACCCAGTGCCAATATCAGGGCTCCTACAGCAGCTGCGCCCCCCAGCGCCAGTCCCGGGCTTCATTTAGCACCTGTGCGCCTCAGTGCCAGACCCAGGGCTCTTACGGGAGCTTTCCTGCACAGAGTCGCTCTCGGAGCACCAGCAGGTGCCTCCCTCCTCGCCAGCTGCAGCCTTCTTACCGCAGCTGCTCCCCACCACGACGTTCTGAGCCCTACTACAGCAGTAGCTGCCTGCCGTCAAGATGTTCTCCGAGCTCCTATAACTATTGTACCCCACCCCGCCGCTCTGAGCCCATCTATAACAGTGACTATTCTCGGCATCCCACTTTGGGCTGCTCTCAGAGATGTGGACCCAAGTGCCGAATAGAGATTTCCTCCCCTCGCTGCCCCAAGCAGGTTCCCCCCCAGAAGTGTTCTGTTCAGATTCCTCCCATCAGACGCTGCCCTGAGAGGTGTGCCCCACGACCCTCCTGGGTTACCTCCTGCCCGGATCTGAGACCACGTACAGAGCCGTGTCCACTCCCAAGCTTCCGTCCTCCGCAGCGTTTGGACCAATGTCCAGAGCCATCATGGCGGCGAAGTCCACCTCCATCTCCATGCCCACGTCCACTTCCGGCTCCACGCCCACATCCACTTCCGGCTCCACGTACGTGTTCACGTCCAGAGCGGTGCGGAAGTCCAGAGTTCCGTCCCTGCTCTCCTCCGCGGCGAATTTTGGAACCTTGTGTGTATCCAGAGCCACGTCCAGTGCCACATCCAGCCCCGCGTCATCCTCGCCCAGTGCAGTGTGATCTTCCAGCACCGCGTCCGTGTCCGCAGCCCTGTGAGCGCCAAGAATCTTTTCCACGTCCGGAGCCAATTCCGCTTCCGTCGCCCTGCCCAAGCCCAGAGCCGTGTGTGGAGCCGCGACGTTGTCCCAGCCCCTGCTCAGGTCCAAATCCAAATCCGTGCACAGGAGACCTAGGCTGTCGTGAGTCCAGTCCACACCGCCTGGACATTGAGGCCCCCATCTGTGGCCCAGCTGGTTATGACTGGTGGCAAGAGAATGAGCCTAGATGTAGGCCTTGCGATGTAGGCCTTCCAGAGTCACAGGGTCTTGGTGGTTGTGGAGACCAAGGAGGCGTAAGTGTTGGAGTGAAAGGTGGAACCCGTGGTGGAGCAAAGGGTGCCTACTTTTAA
- the LOC136176365 gene encoding late cornified envelope protein 5A-like: MSCQQSQQQCQPPPKCPTPKFPSPKCPAKCPPKCPPPCPPPVSPCCGSSSGGCCSSGCGGCCLSHHRRRRSHRHRPQSSGCCGGGSGQHSGGSSCCHESEGSGCCSGGCC; this comes from the coding sequence ATGTCCTGCCAGCAAAGCCAGCAGCAGTGCCAGCCCCCTCCCAAGTGCCCCACCCCTAAGTTTCCTTCTCCCAAATGTCCTGCCAAATGTCCCCCCAAGTGCCCTCCTCCATGTCCTCCCCCAGTCTCCCCCTGCTGTGGCTCCAGCTCCGGGGGCTGCTGCAGCTCTGGGTGTGGGGGCTGCTGCCTGAGCCACCACAGGCGTCGCAGGTCCCACCGCCACAGACCCCAGAGCTCCGGTTGCTGTGGTGGTGGCAGTGGTCAGCACTCTGGGGGCTCCAGTTGCTGCCACGAGTCTGAGGgctctggctgctgctctgggggTTGCTGCTGA